A genomic stretch from Falco cherrug isolate bFalChe1 chromosome 1, bFalChe1.pri, whole genome shotgun sequence includes:
- the SPATA20 gene encoding spermatogenesis-associated protein 20 isoform X2 yields MFTAPLRRACRCVFLTKSVTMATGGTTRPPSTPHHTNRLINEKSPYLLQHAHNPVDWYPWGQEAFDKAKKENKLIFLSVGYSTCHWCHVMEEESFKNKEIGEILNKNFVCIKVDREERPDVDKVYMTFVQATSGGGGWPMSVWLTPDLKPFAGGTYFPPEDGVHRIGFRTVLLRIAEQWKENKDVLLESSQKILEALLYRSEIRVQGQASPPPSKEVMATCFQQLSRSYDEDYGGFSKSPKFPTPVNLNFLFTYWAFHRTTPEGAQALQMALHTLKMMAHGGIHDHIGQGFHRYSTDQHWHVPHFEKMLYDQGQLAAAYSKAFQISGDEFFADVAQDILLYVSRDLRDQAGGFYSAEDADSYPTTASGEKREGAFCVWAAEEIRALLPDPVEGAMEGTTLGDIFMHHYGVKEAGNVNPLKDPHQELKGKNVLIVQCSPELTAARFGLEPGRLAVLLQEGRRRLSAARAQRPRPHLDTKMLAAWNGLMISGFAQAGAALAKQEYVSWAAQAAAFLKRHLFDPASGRLLRSCYGGKDGTVEQSTVPIQGFLEDYVFVIQALFDLYEASLEQGWLEWALHLQHMQDKLFWDPKGFAYFSSEAGDPSLLLRLKDDQDGAEPTANSVTVTNLLRAASYSGRIDWVEKAGQILAAFSERLQKIPITLPEMARATAVFHHTLKQVIICGDPQGEDTKEMLCCVRSVFSPNQVLMLADGDSTGFLYRQLPFLASLERKDGKATAYLCSNFACSLPVTSLQELRGMLGP; encoded by the exons atGTTCACGGCGCCGCTGCGCCGGGCCTGCAG GTGCGTGTTTCTGACGAAAAGTGTGACCATGGCCACAGGGGGGACAACCaggccccccagcacccctcatCACACCAACCGCCTGATCAACGAGAAGTCCCCCTACCTCCTGCAGCACGCCCACAACCCTGTGGACTG GTACCCTTGGGGGCAGGAAGCCTTtgataaagcaaagaaagaaaacaagctgatATTCCTATCAG TTGGCTACTCCACCTGCCACTGGTGCCATGTGATGGAGGAGGAGTCCTTCAAGAACAAGGAGATCGGGGAGATTCTGAACAAGAACTTTGTGTGCATCAAAGTGGATCGTGAGGAGCGGCCAGATGTGGACAAAGTGTACATGACCTTCGTGCAG GCAACCAGCGGTGGAGGTGGCTGGCCAATGAGCGTCTGGCTGACTCCAGACCTCAAGCCCTTTGCAGGGGGAACGTACTTCCCTCCTGAAGATGGAGTTCATCGCATTGGCTTTCGGACCGTGCTGCTCCGGATCGCAGAGCAG TGGAAGGAGAACAAAGATGTCCTGTTAGAGAGCAGCCAGAAGATCCTGGAAGCATTGCTATACAGATCTGAGATCCGTGTGCAGGGCCAGGCATCACCCCCACCGTCCAAAGAGGTGATGGCCACCTGTTTCCAGCAGCTCTCCAGGTCCTATGATGAGGACTATGGCGGCTTTTCCAAATCCCCCAAGTTCCCCACCCCAG TGAATTTGAATTTCCTCTTCACGTACTGGGCCTTCCACCGAACAACTCCAGAGGgtgcccaggcactgcagaTGGCTCTGCACACCCTCAAGATGATGGCCCATGGGGGCATCCATGACCACATTGGGCAG GGGTTTCACCGCTACTCCACCGACCAGCACTGGCACGTCCCGCACTTTGAGAAGATGCTGTACGACCaggggcagctggcagctgcgTATAGCAAAGCGTTTCAG ATCTCTGGCGATGAATTCTTTGCTGATGTTGCCCAGGACATTCTACTCTATGTCTCACGGGACCTAAGAGACCAG GCAGGAGGTTTCTACAGCGCAGAAGATGCAGATTCCTACCCCACCACAGCATCTGGAGAGAAGCGAGAAGGAGCTTTCTGTGTGTGGGCAGCCGAGGAAATCCGGGCTCTCCTTCCTGACCCTGTCGAGGGGGCTATGGAGGGGACGACCCTGGGAGATATCTTCATGCACCACTACGGAGTGAAGGAGGCTGGCAATGTGAACCCCTTGAAG GACCCCCATCAGGAGCTGAAAGGCAAGAATGTTCTTATTGTCCAGTGCTCCCCGGAGCTGACGGCGGCCCGGTTTGGGCTGGAGCCGGGGCGGctggctgtcctgctgcaggagggccGGCGGAGGCTGTCAGCAGCCCGGGCGCAGCGGCCGCGGCCACACTTGGACACCAAGATGCTGGCGGCATGGAACG GGCTGATGATCTCGGGCtttgcccaggctggggcagccctggccaagCAGGAGTATGTGAGCTGGGCTgcgcaggcagctgccttcctGAAGAGACACCTCTTCGACCCCGCCAGCGGGAGGTTGCTGCGGAGCTGCTACGGAGGCAAAGACGGCACGGTGGAGCAGAG CACCGTGCCCATCCAGGGCTTCCTGGAGGATTACGTCTTCGTCATCCAGGCTCTCTTTGACCTGTATGAAGCCtcgctggagcagggctggctggagtGGGCCCTGCATCTCCAGCACATGCAAGACAAGCTCTTTTGGGACCCCAAAGGCTTTGCGTATTTCTCCAGTGAGGCTGGCGATCCCTCTCTGCTCCTGCGCCTAAAGGATG ACCAGGACGGAGCAGAGCCCACCGCCAACTCTGTCACTGTCACAAACCTGCTGCGAGCAGCTTCTTACTCTGGCCGTATAGACTGGGTGGAAAAAGCCGGTCAGATCTTGGCTGCCTTCTCCGAGAGGCTGCAGAAGATCCCGATAACCCTGCCGGAGATGGCCCGGGCCACTGCTGTCTTCCATCACACCCTCAAACAG GTCATTATCTGTGGGGACCCCCAAGGAGAAGACACGAAAGAGATGCTGTGCTGCGTCCGCTCTGTCTTCAGCCCAAACCAG